TGGAACATCAGCGTGGATCCCGAGGCGGCCGCCGAGGTGTTCGCAGCCTGGTCCGACGAAAGCCTTGGGTTGCAGCGACTTCCGATCCTGTGTGGGCTGGATCTCACCCGAAGAGTCGCGATCACTCCGCAGATCCTGGCGAGGTTGGCGGCCGCCGCGGAGTCGACTTCCACGATCATGAGCGTGGACGACGAACGCGGCACCCGTTCGACGGCGTCCAACCCGGTGATCCGGCTGATCGAGGACGCGATGCGGTTCTACCTCGAGGGTTACCACGACAACGGACACGGATATCTGGCGCATCTGCACGACCCGTTGGCCGCGGCGGTCGCGCTGGACCCCGAACTCGTCGCGACCCGTCCGGGCCGGGTGGACGTCGAGCTCGCCGGCACCCTGACCCGCGGTATGACGGTGACCGACTGGCGCCGAGAACCAAATGCGCGCATCGGTGTTGGCGTCGATCCGACGGCATTCTTCGACCGGTTCATCGAACGCGTGGGGCCATTCGCGCGTCAGCTCACCTGGTAAGGGGGCCTGGGCCGCGCCTGGCGTTGACAGATCCCGCCAGCAAACGATGGAATAGTTGAATATCTGCGCGGGGTTGCGTTAGTCAGCAGGGAGGACCTTCGCAATGACAGAGCTGGTTACGGGGAAAGCGTTACCGAATGTAGTGGTCACCGGTATTGCCATGACGACAGCACTGGCTACCGACGCCGACAGCACCTGGAAGTTGTTGCTGGACAGCCAAAGCGGCATCCGGACCCTAGAGGACTCGTTCATCGAGCACTATGAGCTACCGGTACGCATCGGCGGGCACCTACTGGAGGATTTCGACCACGGGCTGACGCGGGCCGAGCGGCACCGGATGGGCTGGCTGCAGAAGATGGCCGCCATTTTGAGCCGCCGCGTGTGGGAAAACGCCGGCACACCCGAGATCGACCCCAGTCGATTGCTGGTATCCGTCGGCACCGGCCTGGGTTCGGCCGAGCAAATCGTCTTCAGCTACGACGACCTGCGCGCCCGCGGCCGCCGGGCGGTCTCTCCGCTCGCGGTGGCGAAGTACATGCCCAACGGCCCCGCCGCTGCGATCGGGCTGGAACGACACGCCGGGGCCGGGGTGCTCACACCGGTTTCGGCCTGCGCATCCGGCTCGGAGGGCATCGCGCAGGCCTGGCGCAATATCGTCCTCGGTGAGGCCGACATCGCCATTTGCGGGGGCGTCGAGGTCAAGATCGAAGCGGTGGCGATCGCGGCGTTTGCCCAGATGCGCATCGTGTTGTCGACGAAGAACGACGACCCACCCCGGGCGTGCCGCCCGTTCGACCGGGACCGGACCGGCATCGTGTTCGGCGAGGCCGGCGCCCTGATGGTCATCGAGACCGAGGAGCACGCCAAGGCACGAGGCGCCAACATCCTGGCCCGGATCATGGGCGCCAGCATCACCTCGGACGGCCACCACATGGTGGCGCCGGATCCCAACGGCGCACGCGCCGGACATGCGATGAGCAGGGCGATTCAGCTGGCGGGGCTGACGCCGGGCGACATCGACCACGTCAATGCGCACGCCACCGGCACCTTGGTGGGCGACCTGGCCGAGGCCAAGGCCATCAACAACGCGCTGCGCGGCAACAAACCGGCCGTGTACGCGCCCAAGGCCGCACTGGGTCACTCGGTAGGGGCGGTCGGCGCGGTGGAGTCGATCCTGACCGTGCAGGCGCTGCGGGATCAGGTGATCCCGCCGACCCTGAACCTGGAAAACCTGGACCCGGAGATCGACCTGGACGTGGTTACGGGCAACCCGCGGCCCGGCAATTACCGGTACGCGCTCAACAACTCGTTCGGATTCGGCGGCCACAACGTCGCCGTGGCTTTCGGCCGGTACTGACATCCCTTACTCGTAGCTCCCCTCCAAATACCACCTCCTTTGCCGATAGCACAGCAACAGCGCGCGTTCGCTTTCCAGCAGCACCTGGGCGCGCGCGGTGCGGCCCGGTGAACCAGTGGAGTTCGGGTCCGGATCCCACCACCGCTCGTCGACCGGCCACGGTCCGGCCCACCAGCGCAGTGGGTCGTCCTGGCCGCGGGCGACCAGGCGCGCCGGGTCGGCGGAGAACATCCCCCGGCTGGTCACCCGTATCGAATTTCCTTGGGCATCAAGCAATTCCACCGGATCGTCGAGCAATACCGCCGGCGACGGGTTCGGCAGCTGGCCGGGCCACGGCAACCCCGGGTCGGCATCCGGCGCGGGCTCGTCACCCAGCGGAGTCAGCGTGATGCGTTCGGCCGGTCCGCGGCCTCCGGACAGCACCGGCACCCGCACCGCCTCCGGCCCGAGCAGGCCCTGCACCCGCACCAGGGCGCGGCGGGCACGCTGCCGGTCCTCTTCACCGAGGCCGCCCCATAACGGCAGCTGCAGCGCCTCGGCGGACACCACCTCCACCGCCTGCAGCCGCAGCAATGTCACCGGCGCCGTCGGGCCAGGATTGCGGGCCGTCCGGCTGCTCAACCACCCGTCCAGTTGCCAGCGCACCCGATCGGCGGTGGCGTCCTCGGTCAACGGCTCGGCGCACCGCCATACCCGGTTCAGTTCTTCGCCGTTGGCGGTGACGGCGTGAATGGACAGCCGGGTGCATCCCACCCCGGCGGACATCAGCATCTGGTGCAGCGTGCCGGCCAGCGAGCGTCCGGCGAACGCCGCGGCGTCGACCCGGTCGATCGGCGGATCGCAGTCCAGCACGGCCTCGAGTTCGGCCGGTGGCTCCCGCCCGGACGGGCCCCGCTCGGGCTCGCCGCGAGCGAACCGGTGGGCGTTGCGCCCGTCGGCGCCGAACCGGGAAGCCACGTCGGTCGCCGACAGCGCGGCGAACTGGCCGATGGTACGAATCCCTAACCGCCACAACAGATCCGTGAGCTCCTCTCGCCCCGGACCGGACAGGCTCGGCTCGGTGGCCAACTGCCGGATCGACAGCGCCGACAGGAACTTCGCATCGCCGCCGGCCTGGACGACGCGACCCGCCCGGGCGGCGAAGACCGCGGTGGACAGCTGGTCGGCGATCCCGACCTGACACTCGGTCCCGGCCACTGAACTCACAGCCACCGCGTCGATCAGCCGTTCGGCGGCCTGGGCTTCGGACCCGAAATAGCGGGCCGCTCCGCGCACCGGCAACACCAGGAGACCGGGCCGCAGCACCTCGGCGCGAGGCACCAGGTCGTCGACCGCCGCAATCACCCCCTCGAAAAAGCGGGCGTCACGGTCGGCGTCGGCGGTGGCGACGTGCAGTTGCGGGCAACGGGCCGCGGCCTCGCGGCGTCGCAACCCTCGCCGCACGCCGGCCGCACGCGCAGCCGACGAGCAGGCGATCACCCGATTGGCCAAAGTGACCGCGATCGGGGTCGTCATGGATTTGCCCGCCGCTGCCGCCGCCGCGACCGCCGGCCAGTCCATGCACCAAATGGCCAGCACCCGGGAAGACATTCGACCTCACCCGGTTCGCGTTCGGCGACCGGCCACCCGTCTCCCCGCGCACACCCCGCTGACCTGCAGCCGCACTCCACTGATGCGTCCGAATCCGCAGACCGGGGCGTCGCGGTGACCCGCCGTGATCTCGTAGCCGCTGACCCGGGCCTTCAGCCGGGTCGGCGCCCCCTGCCAGTCGCCGTCGGTGACCAGCAGGGTGCAGCCCTTGAGGCGGGCACGGGCCACCACCGCCCGCGCCCGGGTCAGTGGCACCCGACGCCCACCCAGTCCGAGCACCACCAGATCCATGCCGTCGATGAGCACCGCGGCCACTTCAACCGGATCGGTCCCGGGATCCGGTATCACCGCGAGCCGGCTCAGATCCGCCCCCATCTCCACCGCGGCCAGCAGCCCGATATCCGGCTGACCGACGATGGCCGCGTTTCCCCCGGCCGCCGTCACCGCGGCGACCATGCTCAGCAGCAGCGACCGCGCTCCCGACAGCACAGCCACCGACCCCCGGGGTAGCTGGGCGGGTAGCGCCTCGGCCAGCCACTGCGGGACAGGCAGCCCGGACTCCGATTCGGGCAGCAGGCTATCGGGGTGGGCGGCGGGCCTTCCGGGCGATTTCCCGGACAGCACCGCCATCTGCCGACGTAGCGATTCGAGCCGTTCCGCACGATCCAGGTCGGAGGCGACAGCCGCCGTCATATAGCCTCCTACCAGCAGTTCCTCGAATATTTTCGAATGTATGTTCGATTGATTCGAGTAAACACCCACCCTCCGACAACCGTCAAGAAACGGGAGAGGCTGGTTATGCGCTCGGTGCTGTTGTGGCTTCTGGTGCTTATTTGTGGCGCCATCGTGGTGCCCACGCCGGCTCGAAGCGACGGCGATAGCTGTCAACCGGCCGAGTTCTTCGTCGTCGACAATGGCGATCCCCTGTTCGAGCCGCGGGCCGACGTGACGATCGCCCTCAACGGCGTGACGGTCACCGGGTCAACGCCGCTCGACGGGGTGTACTGGTTCGCCGCGCAGCAGCGAATCACCCTGGAGCGTTCGCGTGAATTCCATCTGTGCGGCACCGAGCCCGCCCTGCACACCGCCGCCGAGGCACTGCGCCGTCAGTTCGACCAGGAATCGGTGCTGTCCTTCGACTACCTGCCACCAACCGCGCCGCAGGAGAACGCGATCATCATCACCGTGCCGGATGTCGACGTCGGGCGCCTCACCACCGCGCTGGCGGCCGATCTCTCGGTCCGTGACCGGCTGCGCGGCGGATCCGTCACCGCGACCGACCACACCCTGATTCTGATCGCCGCAAACGGCGACCGCGACCTCGCCCGCCGGCTCGTCACTGCGGCCGGCGGTAACTGGCAAGCCGCCGATATTGCTTACGGCAGAAGCGAATTCGCGGAGTAACTACTCCCACTCGATGGTGCCGGGTGGCTTGCTGGTGATGTCCAGCACCACGCGGTTGACCTCGCGGACCTCATTGGTGATCCGGGTCGAGATGCGTTCCAGCACCTCGTAGGGCACCCGGGTCCAGTCCGCGGTCATGGCGTCCTCGCTGGAGACCGGCCGCAGCACGATCGGGTGCCCGTAGGTGCGGCCGTCGCCCTGCACGCCGACCGAGCGCACGTCGCCCAGCAGCACCACCGGGCACTGCCAAATCTGGTTGTCCAGGCCGGCGGCGGTCAGCTCCTCGCGCGCGATCGAGTCGGCACGCCGCAGCGTGTCCAGCCGCTGCGCGGTGACCTCACCGACGATCCGAATACCCAGCCCCGGACCCGGAAAGGGCTGGCGCCCAACGATTTCCTCCGGCAGACCCAGTTCCCGTCCGACCGCGCGCACCTCGTCCTTGAACAGCAACCGCAGCGGCTCGACGAGTTTGAACTTCAGGTCGTCGGGCAGACCGCCAACGTTGTGGTGGCTCTTGATGTTCGCGGTTCCGCTGCCTCCGCCGGACTCCACCACGTCCGGATACAACGTGCCCTGCACCAGGAAGTCGACACCGGAACCGTCGTTGGCCACGATGTCTCGGACCGCGCCCTCGAAGGCCCGGATGAACTGGCGGCCGATGATCTTGCGCTTGCCCTCGGGATTGGTCACGCCGCCCAGCGCCTCGAGGAAGGTGTCGGCCGCGTCGACGGTGACCAGGTTGGCACCGGTGGCGGCGACGAAATCACGCTGCACCTGCGCGCGCTCACCGGCGCGCAACAGCCCATGGTCGACGAAGACACAGGTCAGCCGGTCGCCGATGGCCCGCTGCACCAGCGCCGCGGCCACCGCGGAATCCACCCCACCGGACAGCCCGCAGATCGCGTGGCCGTCACCGATCTGGGCACGCACCTGTTCGATCAGCGCATCGGCGATGTTGGCGGCCGTCCATTGCGCGCCGAGCCCGGCGAAGCCGTGCAGAAAGCGGCTGAGCACCTGCTGCCCGTGCGGGCTGTGCATCACCTCGGGGTGGTACTGAACGCCGGCCAGGCGTCGGGCCCGATTCTCGAAGCCGGCGACCGCGGCGCCCGGGCTACTGGCCACCACGTCGAACCCCTCGGGCGCGGCCGTGACCGCGTCACCGTGGCTCATCCAGACCGGCTGCACCGCTGGTAGTCCCGAATGTAATTCGCCACCAAGCACTTTCAGCTCGGTGCGACCGTATTCACTGGTGCCGGTATGGGCGACGGTACCGCCCAGCGCCTGCGCCATCGCCTGAAACCCGTAGCAGATGCCGAACACCGGCACGCCCAGGTCGAACACCGCCGGGTCCAGTTGCGGGGCGCCTTCGGCATACACACTGGCCGGCCCGCCGGAGAGCACCAGCGCCACCGGGTCCTTGGCTTTGATCTCCTCGATCGAGGCGGTGTGCGGGATGACCTCCGAAAAGACCCGCGCTTCCCGGACGCGACGGGCGATCAGCTGCGCATACTGCGCGCCGAAATCGACCACCAATACCGGTCGGGTCACGGGTCCGACTCCACCAAGATCGGGGTCGAGGTCAGCAGGTTCAGCCACGGCCACGAGTCTAGTGTTCGGTTGCGGCGTCGATCACCGCGTCGACAACGCGCCGGATGCGGGCCGCGGCGTGGTCCGGGTCCGGCTGGCCTGCGTCGAGCCAGGCGATCACCGCGTCAATCGTCATGGTGGGTAGCAGTCGTGCCGCCCAGCTCCGCCATCGGTCGTCGGCGACCCCGGCCAGGTGGCGACGGGTGATCTCGGTCGAGCTCTCGCTGAGCGAGTCGATCATGTCGCGAAACTCCGGCTCGCGCACGGCATGTCGGAACAGCAGCCGAAAGGCGTCCGGATCGGCCGCGGCCGCGCGGATCAGTGCCGGGATGCTGGCGTCGTCGAAGTCATCGGTGCCGGTGGCCTCGCGCAGACGGGTGTGGCCGCTGTCGATGACGGCCCGGTAGAGCTCTGCCTTCGACGCGAAATGGCGGTACAGAATCACCGGCGTCACCCCGGCTTCGCCGGCGATGGCGTCGAGGCCCGTGTTGGCGAAACCGCCGCGGGCGAACGCACGAGTGGCGGCATCCACGATCTGTTCCCGCCGTTGGGCGCGTGGTAGTCGCGGGGTCGCATCGGATCGAACGGCCGTCATCTGCACCTCACTTGTATAGGGGACAGTGTACAAGTACTCTTGTATACGTCTTCTTATACTTAAGGCGGCGCCGATGCATCGAGTGCGCACACCGGTAGGCCACGAAGCCTGGCTGGTCACCGATTACGCCCAGGTGCGAAACCTGCTCGACGACGATCGTCTCGGTCGGTCCCATCGCGAACCCGACAAGGCGTCGCGTACCGGGGAGTCGGCTTTGTTCGGTGGTCCGCTGGGCAACTTCGACACCGAAGACGCCGACCACGCCCGGATGCGAAAACTACTGCAGCCGCACTTTTCGCCCAAGCACCTGCGGGCGCTCAAACCACGGGTGGAGGCGCTGACCACCGAGCTGTTGAACGAGCTTGCGACACAGGGACCCCCGGCCGATCTGCACGCGCAGCTGGCCTTGCCGTTGCCGATCCTGGTGATCTGCGAGCTACTCGGCGTGCCCTATTCCGACCGAGCCCAATTCCGCGCCTGGGCAGACGATGCCGGCAACGTGCGCGATCACGCCCGCTCCGAGCGCGGGCTGGCCGACCTGTTCGAATACGGCCGCGGATTGGTTGCGCGCAAGCGCGCTCACCCCGGCGACGACGTGATCTCGCGGCTGTGCGCGACCGACGGTGTATCCGACGAGGACGCCGCCACCATGTCCATGTTCCTGCTCTTCGCCGGACATGAGACCACAGTGGTCCACATAGGCCTCGGCGCATTGCTGCTGCTGACGAATCACGAACAGTGGCAAGCACTTCTGGACAACCCAGCACTGATTCCCAACGCCGTCGAGGAGCTCTTGCGGGCGGCGACGACAGGAGGTGGGGCGGGTGGCGTGCCCCGCTACGCACGTACCGACTTCGTCGTCGACGACGCCACCATCCACACCGGAGACCTGGTGCTGCTGGATATCGCGGCGGCCAACCACGACCCCGCTGCGTTCACCCATCCCGAGGCCGTCGACATCGCCCGCAACGACGCCACCCATGTTGCTTTCGGATACGGCGGCCGCTACTGCATCGGCGCGCCGTTGGCGCGAGCCGAGCTGAATTCCGTTTTCACGCAACTTATTCCACGATTTCCGTCGATGCGGCTGGCGGTCGATCCCGCAACATTGCCCATGCGTCGCGACGTGCTGGCCGGCGGGCTCGTCACGCTGCCGGTGTCGTGGTGAGGCCGGGGCGTGGCCACGCGTCACATCAGGTAGGTCGGCTGGGCAAAGCCGAATCGGTGGTTGGCGTAACGCTTCAGCGCCGACGGGCTGAAGTAAGCGTGCTGGCTTAGGGTGTGCAGATCGCGAAAGCAGCGTTGCAGCGGGTGATTCGCGTGTACCGCGCCCGCACCGGTCAACTCGAACGTCACATCGACCACCTGACGTGCCGCACGCATCGCCTCTGAGGCGGCAAGCCGGAAGCCGGCACGCTGCTCGATGGACGGCGGGTCACCGGCGATGGCGGTGTCCCACAGCGCACTGACCTCATCGAGTACGAATGCCCGCGCAGACCTCAAACCGGCTTCGGCAGTGGCGAACTCGACCTGGGCAGCGGCATCCCTCGCGAGCGGCTCGGACGCCATGGCGCGCAGCTTCGTGGTCGCGAGATCGGTGAATTCGTCGAGTGCGCGCCGCGCGATCCCGAGCGGGACTCCGACCATGCCGATCCCGGCGAGCGTGAAGAACGGAATTCTCCACAACGGGCCGTCGTGGCGGGCCGGATGGAAGAACGGGCTGATGGTGTGTTCGTCGGGCACTTTGAGACCTCGGGCGGCCACATCGTTGCTGCCGGTGGCGCGCAACCCCAGGACGTCCCAGTTGTCGACGATCTCGGCGTGGGCGCGCGGGAAGAACGCAAGCCGCTGGTCGGGGCCTTGCTCGGGGATCATTCGCGGTTGGTCGCCGTCGAAGACGAAGACCCCGCCCAGGATCCACTCGGCGTGGCGGCAACCACTGGCAAACGGCCATCGCCCGTCGACGCCGAACCGGTCGCCACCGTCCGGGACGGCACGCCCGGTGGGCGCGAAGATCGTGGCCGATAAGAAGTCGGCGTCCGAACCGAACAGCGTTGTGGCGACTGCGGGTTCAAGCCAGGCGGTGAACGCCGGTGCGCCGCCGCCGATGGCGGCAACCCAGCCGGTGGAACCGTCGGCGCGCGCCAGTTCCTCGATCATCTGAATGTTGTCGGCCGGGGCTACTTCGAATCCGCCGAGCGAGCGCGGTTGCATGGCGCGGAAGATGCCGGCCGCCCGCAGTCGCTCGACCAGATCGAGGGGCAATGTCCCGAGCGCCTCGGCTTCGTCGGCGCGGCGCGTGATCTCGGGTGTCAGGGCGCGCGCCACCGCGACGGAATCGGCGCCGTTCGACAGGCTGACGGCGGGGCATGTTGCACTTGTCATGTCACGTTCCCTATTTTCATACAGTAACCAGTATTCAATACAGGAGCTTGTACTCAATTATGGGATCTGTCAACAAGCAGGCCCCCCGCCGCTACGACTCGACCCGCCGGCGCGAGCAGGCCCAGCGCAACCGGGACGCGGTGCTCGCGGCCGCCCGGCAGCGGTTCCTGGACCAGGGCTACGCGGCGACGACGATCGCCGAAATCGCGCGGGACGCCGCCGTATCGGTCGAAACGGTGTACAAGGCGTTTACGACGAAGGCGGGCGTGCTGAAAGCGCTCTTCGATGTGTCCGTCGCCGGCGACGACGAGCCGATCCCGATGGTCCAGCGAGACGTGATCCGGGCCGTCGCCGACGAGACCGATGCGGCTCGCAAACTGCGAATGTATGCCGAACACCTGGCCGCGATCATGCCGCGCAGCGCTCCGGTCCAGCTACTCGCCCGCGATGGCGCCGCGTCGTCGCCGGACGCCGGCGAGGTCTGGCAGCAGACGCGGCAGGAAACGCTGGCCGGCATGACGATGTTCGCGGCAGACCTCGCCGCAACGGGACAGCTGCGAGTCAGTGCCAGAGAAGCGCGCGATGTCCTGTGGACGTACCACGCACCCGAGCTCTACGAACTCCTTGTCCTGGAACGGGGTTGGTCGGCCACCCGCTACGGCAGGTTCCTCGCCCAAGCGCTGATCGACGCCCTGCTCGAAACCCAGGATTGAAGCCCGGGATTGAGGCCCGGGATTGAGGCCTACAGCGAGAACACCCGACGCAGGGCGTCGACGGCTCCCGGCTCGCCGGTGAAGGCGATTCGCCGCAGGGCCGCCTTGCGCTGGGCGTCGCCCGTCGCGAGACGGGCCGTCACGAGGTCTGCCGCACTGGCGGTGATCGTCACCGCGGGCTCGCCGCGAGCGCCGGCCAGGCGCCCCTCGGTAACCACGAAATCGAAACGGCGACCATCGATTTCGGCCCGGCACGCCGCTTCGAGCCCCGCCGCCTTGCCTGAGTCGAAGCCTAATAGGATGCCGGCCAGGAACCCGTTGAGCGGCGTTGCCGGTCCTTCGTCGATCGGATCCAGGTAGTCCAGGCCGAACCAGGCGAAGCTTTGCATGATCGGCAGCACCCGCTGCCAGCCCAGGTCGCTGAGGGTGTAGACCGTGCGCCCGATGGGCGCCGGCAGGTCGGCCCGGTCGACCAGCCCGGCGTCTTGCAGCTCCTTGAGTCGCTCGGCAAGCAGATTGGTTGCGATGCCGGGCAGTTCGGCGCGCAGGTCGCCGTACCGCCGCGGTCCTCCGACCAGCTCGCGCAGGATCAGTAACGTCCAGCGCTCACCCAAGACGTCGAGCCCGCGCGCGATCGGGCAGTTCTGGTTGTAGTTGCGTGTCCGCACCACCGCAGTTTACCAACGGCAGACATATTTTTCCATCTCATGGTTGATTTATTTGTCTATTAGATTTACTGTCTTGTCCATGCGTCAGAACCTCGCACTCGCCGTCATCTGCCTCGGCGTCTTCGTCATCAGCGTCGACGCCACCATCGTCAACGTCGCCCTGCCCACGCTGTCGCGCGAACTCAATGCCGACACCGCGCAGCTGCAATGGATCGTCGACGCCTACACCCTGGTCATGTCCGGGCTGCTGCTGTCGGCCGGCAGCTTCAGCGACCGCTACGGCAGACGTGGCTGGCTCAATGCCGGCCTCGCATTATTTGCGATCACGTCGGGCCTTGCAGCGCAAGCGAATTCCGCGGATCAACTGATCGCGGCGCGGGCCGCCATGGGTGTGGGTGCGGCGCTGATCTTCCCGACCACACTGGGTTTGATCACCAACATCTTCACCGACCCGGTACCCCGCGCCAAGGCGATTGGGCTGTGGGCGGCGATGGTCGGTGTCGGCGTGGCCGTGGGGCCGATCAGCGGTGGCTGGCTGCTCGAGCATTTCTGGTGGGGTGCCATCTTCATGGTGAACATCCCGATCGCGGTGGTCGCCATCGCCGGCGGCGTCTTGTTCGTGCCGACTTCTCGCGACCCCGCGGCACCACGCGTCGACGTGCCCGGCCTGGTGCTGTCGGCGGCCGGCGTCACCGCGCTGGTCTATACCGTCATCGAGGCGCCGACGTGGGGGTGGACCAGTCCCCGCGCCGCGGCCGGATTCGCCTTGGCGGCAGTCCTGCTCGCCGGGTTCGCGTTGTGGGAGCGGCGCAGCACCCATCCCATGCTGGACGTCACGGTGTTCGCCAATCGCCGGTTCTCCGGTGGCAGCCTGGCGGTGACCGCGGGCTTTCTGACCTTGTTCGGCTTTATCTTCGTCATCACCCAGTACTTCCAATTCATCAAGGAGTACAGCGCTTTTCAGAGCGGCGTGCGATTGCTGCCGGTCGCCATATCGATCGCGCTGGCCAGTGTCCTGGGGCCGCGGCTGGTGGA
The Mycobacterium sp. 050128 genome window above contains:
- the guaA gene encoding glutamine-hydrolyzing GMP synthase codes for the protein MAEPADLDPDLGGVGPVTRPVLVVDFGAQYAQLIARRVREARVFSEVIPHTASIEEIKAKDPVALVLSGGPASVYAEGAPQLDPAVFDLGVPVFGICYGFQAMAQALGGTVAHTGTSEYGRTELKVLGGELHSGLPAVQPVWMSHGDAVTAAPEGFDVVASSPGAAVAGFENRARRLAGVQYHPEVMHSPHGQQVLSRFLHGFAGLGAQWTAANIADALIEQVRAQIGDGHAICGLSGGVDSAVAAALVQRAIGDRLTCVFVDHGLLRAGERAQVQRDFVAATGANLVTVDAADTFLEALGGVTNPEGKRKIIGRQFIRAFEGAVRDIVANDGSGVDFLVQGTLYPDVVESGGGSGTANIKSHHNVGGLPDDLKFKLVEPLRLLFKDEVRAVGRELGLPEEIVGRQPFPGPGLGIRIVGEVTAQRLDTLRRADSIAREELTAAGLDNQIWQCPVVLLGDVRSVGVQGDGRTYGHPIVLRPVSSEDAMTADWTRVPYEVLERISTRITNEVREVNRVVLDITSKPPGTIEWE
- a CDS encoding DNA polymerase Y family protein, producing MSSRVLAIWCMDWPAVAAAAAAGKSMTTPIAVTLANRVIACSSAARAAGVRRGLRRREAAARCPQLHVATADADRDARFFEGVIAAVDDLVPRAEVLRPGLLVLPVRGAARYFGSEAQAAERLIDAVAVSSVAGTECQVGIADQLSTAVFAARAGRVVQAGGDAKFLSALSIRQLATEPSLSGPGREELTDLLWRLGIRTIGQFAALSATDVASRFGADGRNAHRFARGEPERGPSGREPPAELEAVLDCDPPIDRVDAAAFAGRSLAGTLHQMLMSAGVGCTRLSIHAVTANGEELNRVWRCAEPLTEDATADRVRWQLDGWLSSRTARNPGPTAPVTLLRLQAVEVVSAEALQLPLWGGLGEEDRQRARRALVRVQGLLGPEAVRVPVLSGGRGPAERITLTPLGDEPAPDADPGLPWPGQLPNPSPAVLLDDPVELLDAQGNSIRVTSRGMFSADPARLVARGQDDPLRWWAGPWPVDERWWDPDPNSTGSPGRTARAQVLLESERALLLCYRQRRWYLEGSYE
- a CDS encoding cytochrome P450, translated to MHRVRTPVGHEAWLVTDYAQVRNLLDDDRLGRSHREPDKASRTGESALFGGPLGNFDTEDADHARMRKLLQPHFSPKHLRALKPRVEALTTELLNELATQGPPADLHAQLALPLPILVICELLGVPYSDRAQFRAWADDAGNVRDHARSERGLADLFEYGRGLVARKRAHPGDDVISRLCATDGVSDEDAATMSMFLLFAGHETTVVHIGLGALLLLTNHEQWQALLDNPALIPNAVEELLRAATTGGGAGGVPRYARTDFVVDDATIHTGDLVLLDIAAANHDPAAFTHPEAVDIARNDATHVAFGYGGRYCIGAPLARAELNSVFTQLIPRFPSMRLAVDPATLPMRRDVLAGGLVTLPVSW
- a CDS encoding acyl-CoA dehydrogenase family protein, with the protein product MTSATCPAVSLSNGADSVAVARALTPEITRRADEAEALGTLPLDLVERLRAAGIFRAMQPRSLGGFEVAPADNIQMIEELARADGSTGWVAAIGGGAPAFTAWLEPAVATTLFGSDADFLSATIFAPTGRAVPDGGDRFGVDGRWPFASGCRHAEWILGGVFVFDGDQPRMIPEQGPDQRLAFFPRAHAEIVDNWDVLGLRATGSNDVAARGLKVPDEHTISPFFHPARHDGPLWRIPFFTLAGIGMVGVPLGIARRALDEFTDLATTKLRAMASEPLARDAAAQVEFATAEAGLRSARAFVLDEVSALWDTAIAGDPPSIEQRAGFRLAASEAMRAARQVVDVTFELTGAGAVHANHPLQRCFRDLHTLSQHAYFSPSALKRYANHRFGFAQPTYLM
- a CDS encoding nucleoside hydrolase translates to MNPVFADVDTGVDDALALIYLLASPDADLVGIASTGGNVGVQQVCANNLGLLQLCQAIDVPVSKGADETLTGPLRTPSRVHGPRGLGYADLPPGNAALTEYDSATAWVRAAHAFPGELIGLATGPLTNLALALRAEPALPTLLRRLVIMGGSYDHIGNTTAVAEWNISVDPEAAAEVFAAWSDESLGLQRLPILCGLDLTRRVAITPQILARLAAAAESTSTIMSVDDERGTRSTASNPVIRLIEDAMRFYLEGYHDNGHGYLAHLHDPLAAAVALDPELVATRPGRVDVELAGTLTRGMTVTDWRREPNARIGVGVDPTAFFDRFIERVGPFARQLTW
- a CDS encoding winged helix-turn-helix transcriptional regulator, which encodes MRTRNYNQNCPIARGLDVLGERWTLLILRELVGGPRRYGDLRAELPGIATNLLAERLKELQDAGLVDRADLPAPIGRTVYTLSDLGWQRVLPIMQSFAWFGLDYLDPIDEGPATPLNGFLAGILLGFDSGKAAGLEAACRAEIDGRRFDFVVTEGRLAGARGEPAVTITASAADLVTARLATGDAQRKAALRRIAFTGEPGAVDALRRVFSL
- a CDS encoding TetR/AcrR family transcriptional regulator: MTAVRSDATPRLPRAQRREQIVDAATRAFARGGFANTGLDAIAGEAGVTPVILYRHFASKAELYRAVIDSGHTRLREATGTDDFDDASIPALIRAAAADPDAFRLLFRHAVREPEFRDMIDSLSESSTEITRRHLAGVADDRWRSWAARLLPTMTIDAVIAWLDAGQPDPDHAAARIRRVVDAVIDAATEH
- the kasB gene encoding 3-oxoacyl-ACP synthase KasB gives rise to the protein MTELVTGKALPNVVVTGIAMTTALATDADSTWKLLLDSQSGIRTLEDSFIEHYELPVRIGGHLLEDFDHGLTRAERHRMGWLQKMAAILSRRVWENAGTPEIDPSRLLVSVGTGLGSAEQIVFSYDDLRARGRRAVSPLAVAKYMPNGPAAAIGLERHAGAGVLTPVSACASGSEGIAQAWRNIVLGEADIAICGGVEVKIEAVAIAAFAQMRIVLSTKNDDPPRACRPFDRDRTGIVFGEAGALMVIETEEHAKARGANILARIMGASITSDGHHMVAPDPNGARAGHAMSRAIQLAGLTPGDIDHVNAHATGTLVGDLAEAKAINNALRGNKPAVYAPKAALGHSVGAVGAVESILTVQALRDQVIPPTLNLENLDPEIDLDVVTGNPRPGNYRYALNNSFGFGGHNVAVAFGRY
- a CDS encoding TetR/AcrR family transcriptional regulator, whose amino-acid sequence is MGSVNKQAPRRYDSTRRREQAQRNRDAVLAAARQRFLDQGYAATTIAEIARDAAVSVETVYKAFTTKAGVLKALFDVSVAGDDEPIPMVQRDVIRAVADETDAARKLRMYAEHLAAIMPRSAPVQLLARDGAASSPDAGEVWQQTRQETLAGMTMFAADLAATGQLRVSAREARDVLWTYHAPELYELLVLERGWSATRYGRFLAQALIDALLETQD